A genomic region of Streptomyces sp. R33 contains the following coding sequences:
- a CDS encoding DNA polymerase IV yields the protein MRAAPTILHLDMDAFYASVEQASKPSLRGKAVIVGGLGPRGVVATASYEARRFGVHSAMPMAQARRLCPNGAYLIPRFSLYRAVSDVVMALLRQLSPLVEPLSLDEAFVDLEAGGTAFDAESALETGQRLRADILAATGLSASVGLAGSKMLAKVASEEAKPDGLLLIEPGTERALLAPMSVRTLPGVGPATGEHLRRAGITTVGDLAEAGEDELVRMVGRAHGVGLYRMALGLDDRAVVAERDAKSVSVEDTFDVDLHDRVRIRNEVQRLADRCVHRLRESGHSGRTIVLKVRRYDFSTLTRSETLRGPTDDPAVVREAAARLLEAVDTTGGVRLLGVGVTGLADYTQEDLFAQSMAAEAAAEAATAGGGGGPAAEPDGAAEAGGTGGAGGSGGPAEPTGSTGPGGPAEAPEGTGAAGEAGPARERRWAAGSDVQHAVYGPGWVQGSGVGRVTVRFERPGSPPGRVRTFRVDDPELEPSDPLPLVGDPAVGEPVPEEG from the coding sequence GTGAGAGCCGCGCCGACCATCCTGCATCTGGACATGGACGCCTTCTACGCATCCGTGGAGCAGGCATCGAAGCCGAGCCTGCGCGGCAAGGCCGTGATCGTCGGCGGGCTCGGGCCGCGCGGGGTGGTCGCCACCGCCTCCTACGAGGCCCGCCGCTTCGGCGTGCACTCGGCGATGCCGATGGCCCAGGCGCGGCGGCTCTGCCCGAACGGCGCCTACCTGATCCCGCGCTTCAGCCTGTACCGGGCGGTCAGCGACGTCGTCATGGCGCTGCTGCGGCAGCTGTCGCCGCTCGTGGAGCCGCTGAGCCTCGACGAGGCCTTCGTGGACCTGGAGGCGGGCGGAACCGCCTTCGACGCGGAATCCGCCCTGGAGACGGGTCAGCGGCTGCGGGCGGACATCCTGGCGGCGACCGGGCTCAGTGCCTCGGTGGGGCTGGCGGGGTCGAAGATGCTGGCGAAGGTGGCCTCGGAGGAGGCCAAGCCGGACGGGCTGCTGCTGATCGAGCCGGGGACGGAGAGGGCCCTGCTCGCGCCGATGTCGGTACGGACCCTGCCGGGGGTGGGGCCGGCCACCGGCGAGCACCTGCGGCGGGCCGGGATCACCACTGTGGGGGACCTGGCCGAGGCCGGCGAGGACGAGCTGGTCCGGATGGTCGGGCGTGCACACGGGGTCGGGCTGTACCGGATGGCGCTGGGGCTGGACGACCGGGCGGTGGTCGCCGAGCGCGACGCGAAGTCCGTGTCGGTCGAGGACACCTTCGACGTGGACCTGCACGACCGGGTGCGGATCCGCAACGAGGTGCAGAGGCTCGCAGACCGGTGCGTGCACCGGCTGCGGGAGTCGGGGCACTCCGGGCGCACGATCGTGCTGAAGGTGCGGCGGTACGACTTCTCGACCCTGACGCGCTCCGAGACGCTGCGGGGGCCCACCGACGACCCCGCGGTGGTGCGGGAGGCCGCGGCGCGGCTCCTGGAGGCGGTGGACACCACGGGCGGGGTGCGGCTGCTGGGCGTCGGCGTGACCGGGCTGGCGGACTACACCCAGGAGGACCTGTTCGCGCAGTCCATGGCCGCGGAGGCCGCTGCGGAGGCTGCCACGGCCGGCGGGGGCGGGGGCCCGGCAGCCGAGCCGGACGGGGCTGCGGAGGCCGGAGGGACGGGAGGGGCGGGCGGGTCTGGTGGCCCGGCAGAGCCGACGGGGTCCACAGGGCCTGGCGGGCCCGCAGAGGCCCCTGAGGGCACGGGGGCGGCCGGGGAGGCCGGGCCCGCCCGGGAACGCCGCTGGGCGGCGGGGAGCGACGTACAGCACGCCGTGTACGGGCCGGGGTGGGTGCAGGGCAGCGGGGTCGGGAGGGTGACCGTGCGGTTCGAGCGGCCCGGATCGCCACCGGGCCGGGTGCGCACCTTCCGGGTGGACGACCCCGAGCTGGAGCCGTCCGATCCGCTGCCCCTCGTGGGCGACCCGGCGGTGGGCGAACCCGTACCGGAAGAGGGCTAG
- a CDS encoding PRC-barrel domain-containing protein, which translates to MQTDIDPRSLIGRKAFDRNGTKIGTVDEVYLDDATGVPEWAAVRTGLFSRDAFVPLEPSEVVDDTLRVPFERSLIKDAPDFGVGRHLSPEQELQLYHHYGLDVSLPSDIQRDFGRLANGDDTP; encoded by the coding sequence GTGCAGACCGACATCGATCCGCGCAGCCTGATCGGCCGCAAGGCGTTCGACCGCAACGGAACCAAGATCGGCACCGTCGACGAGGTCTACCTCGACGATGCCACAGGCGTGCCCGAGTGGGCCGCCGTACGGACGGGCCTGTTCAGCCGGGACGCGTTCGTCCCGCTGGAACCGAGCGAGGTGGTCGACGACACCCTGCGGGTCCCCTTCGAACGCTCCCTCATCAAGGACGCCCCTGACTTCGGCGTCGGCCGCCACCTCTCCCCCGAACAGGAGCTGCAGCTCTACCACCACTACGGACTGGACGTCTCCCTCCCCTCGGACATCCAGCGCGACTTCGGCCGCCTGGCGAACGGCGACGACACCCCCTAG
- the gcvP gene encoding aminomethyl-transferring glycine dehydrogenase, whose product MTANRIPLSQLERGIPFEQRHIGPDAEAQAKMLAHVGYGSLDELTAAAVPDVIKSAEALDLPEALTEAEVLAELRSLADRNQVLTPMIGLGYYGTFTPPVILRNVMENPAWYTAYTPYQPEISQGRLEALLNFQTVVADLTGLPTSGASLLDEGTAAAEAMTLARRVGKSKGNVFLVDADALPQTIAVIETRAEPIGIEVVVADLSEGIPAEVAERGVYGVLLQYPGASGAVRDIKPVIDQAHGLGAIVAVAADLLALTLLTSPGALGADIAVGTTQRFGVPMGFGGPHAGYMAVQDKHARSLPGRLVGVSVDADGNKAYRLALQTREQHIRREKATSNICTAQVLLAVMAGMYAVYHGPDGLRTIARRTHRYAALIAAGLTAGGVELVHGSYFDTLTARVPGKAAQVVAAAREGGVNLFQVDADHVSLSCDETTLRAGVEAVWAAFGVSADIEALDETTADALPEGLLRSDDYLAHPVFHQHRSETAMLRYLRKLADKDYALDRGMIPLGSCTMKLNATTEMESVTWPEFGQLHPFAPVEQAEGYLTLISELEERLCEVTGYDKVSIQPNAGSQGELAGLLAVRAYHRANGDEQRTVCLIPSSAHGTNAASAVMAGMKVVVVKTADDGEVDADDLRAKIEQYRDELAVLMITYPSTHGVFEEHVADICAQVHDAGGQVYVDGANLNALVGLAKPGHFGGDVSHLNLHKTFCIPHGGGGPGVGPVGVRAHLAPYLPNHPLQPTAGPETGVGPISAAPWGSAGILPISWSYVRLMGGEGLKRATQVAVLGANYIAKRLEPHYPVLYTGPGNLVAHECIIDLRPLSKATGVSVDDIAKRLIDYGFHAPTMSFPVAGTLMIEPTESEDLAEIDRFCDAMIAIRAEIERVAGGEWPVDDNPLANSPHTAAALGGEWNHPYSRDEAVFPGGVTAAEKYWPPVRRIDGAFGDRNLVCSCPPLDEYDN is encoded by the coding sequence ATGACCGCCAACCGCATTCCGCTCTCCCAGCTGGAGCGAGGCATCCCCTTCGAGCAGCGCCACATCGGCCCGGATGCCGAGGCGCAGGCGAAGATGCTCGCCCACGTGGGCTACGGCTCGCTGGACGAACTGACCGCCGCCGCGGTACCGGATGTGATCAAGAGCGCCGAGGCGCTTGACCTGCCCGAGGCGCTGACCGAGGCCGAGGTGCTGGCCGAGCTGCGTTCGCTCGCCGATCGCAACCAGGTCCTGACGCCGATGATCGGTCTCGGGTACTACGGGACCTTCACGCCGCCGGTGATCCTGCGCAACGTCATGGAGAACCCGGCCTGGTACACGGCGTACACGCCCTACCAGCCCGAGATCTCGCAGGGCCGCCTCGAGGCGCTGCTCAACTTCCAGACCGTCGTCGCCGACCTCACCGGCCTGCCGACCTCCGGCGCGTCGCTGCTCGACGAGGGCACCGCGGCCGCCGAGGCCATGACGCTGGCCCGCCGCGTGGGCAAGTCCAAGGGGAACGTCTTCCTCGTCGACGCCGACGCTCTGCCGCAGACCATCGCCGTGATCGAGACCCGCGCCGAGCCGATCGGCATCGAGGTCGTCGTCGCCGACCTGTCCGAGGGCATCCCGGCCGAGGTCGCCGAGCGCGGCGTCTACGGCGTGCTCCTCCAGTACCCCGGCGCCTCCGGTGCCGTCCGGGACATCAAGCCGGTCATCGACCAGGCGCACGGGCTCGGCGCGATCGTCGCCGTCGCCGCCGACCTGCTCGCCCTGACCCTGCTGACCTCGCCGGGCGCGCTCGGCGCGGACATCGCCGTCGGCACCACCCAGCGCTTCGGCGTCCCGATGGGCTTCGGCGGCCCGCACGCCGGCTACATGGCCGTCCAGGACAAGCACGCCCGCTCGCTGCCGGGCCGCCTCGTCGGCGTCTCCGTGGACGCGGACGGCAACAAGGCCTACCGCCTGGCGCTGCAGACCCGTGAGCAGCACATCCGCCGTGAGAAGGCCACCAGCAACATCTGCACCGCGCAGGTGCTGCTCGCCGTCATGGCCGGCATGTACGCCGTCTACCACGGCCCGGACGGCCTGCGGACGATCGCCCGCCGTACGCACCGCTACGCGGCCCTGATCGCGGCCGGTCTGACGGCCGGCGGGGTCGAGCTCGTGCACGGCTCGTACTTCGACACCCTGACCGCCCGGGTGCCCGGCAAGGCCGCCCAGGTCGTCGCCGCGGCCCGTGAGGGCGGGGTCAACCTGTTCCAGGTCGACGCCGACCACGTCTCCCTCTCCTGCGACGAGACGACCCTGCGCGCCGGCGTCGAGGCCGTCTGGGCCGCCTTCGGCGTGAGCGCCGACATCGAGGCCCTCGACGAGACCACCGCCGACGCCCTGCCCGAGGGCCTGCTGCGCTCGGACGACTACCTGGCGCACCCGGTCTTCCACCAGCACCGCAGCGAGACCGCGATGCTGCGCTACCTGCGCAAGCTGGCGGACAAGGACTACGCGCTGGACCGGGGCATGATCCCGCTGGGCTCCTGCACCATGAAGCTCAACGCGACCACCGAGATGGAGTCGGTCACCTGGCCGGAATTCGGCCAGCTGCACCCGTTCGCCCCCGTCGAGCAGGCCGAGGGGTACCTCACGCTCATCTCCGAGCTGGAGGAACGTCTCTGCGAGGTCACCGGCTACGACAAGGTCTCCATCCAGCCGAACGCCGGCTCCCAGGGTGAGCTCGCCGGCCTGCTGGCCGTCCGGGCCTACCACCGGGCGAACGGCGACGAGCAGCGCACCGTCTGCCTCATCCCGTCCTCTGCGCACGGCACCAACGCCGCCAGCGCCGTGATGGCCGGGATGAAGGTGGTCGTCGTCAAGACCGCCGACGACGGCGAGGTGGACGCGGACGACCTGCGCGCCAAGATCGAGCAGTACCGCGACGAGCTCGCGGTGCTGATGATCACGTACCCCTCGACGCACGGTGTGTTCGAGGAGCACGTCGCCGACATCTGCGCCCAGGTGCATGACGCCGGCGGCCAGGTCTACGTGGACGGCGCCAACCTGAACGCCCTGGTGGGCCTGGCCAAGCCGGGTCACTTCGGCGGCGACGTCTCGCACCTGAACCTGCACAAGACCTTCTGCATCCCGCACGGCGGCGGCGGTCCGGGCGTCGGCCCGGTCGGTGTCCGGGCGCACCTGGCCCCGTACCTGCCGAACCACCCGCTCCAGCCGACCGCGGGCCCGGAGACGGGCGTCGGCCCGATCTCGGCGGCGCCGTGGGGCTCGGCCGGCATCCTGCCGATCTCGTGGTCGTACGTGCGCCTCATGGGCGGCGAGGGCCTCAAGCGCGCCACCCAGGTGGCGGTGCTCGGCGCCAACTACATCGCCAAGCGCCTGGAGCCGCACTACCCGGTGCTCTACACCGGCCCGGGCAACCTGGTCGCGCACGAGTGCATCATCGACCTGCGCCCGCTGTCGAAGGCGACGGGCGTCAGCGTGGACGACATCGCCAAGCGTCTGATCGACTACGGCTTCCACGCGCCGACCATGTCCTTCCCGGTGGCCGGCACGCTCATGATCGAGCCGACGGAGTCCGAGGACCTCGCCGAGATCGACCGCTTCTGCGACGCGATGATCGCCATCCGCGCCGAGATCGAGCGGGTCGCGGGCGGCGAGTGGCCGGTGGACGACAACCCGCTGGCCAACTCCCCGCACACGGCGGCGGCGCTGGGCGGCGAGTGGAACCACCCGTACAGCCGTGACGAGGCCGTCTTCCCGGGCGGGGTCACTGCGGCGGAGAAGTACTGGCCGCCGGTACGGCGCATCGACGGTGCCTTCGGCGACCGCAACCTGGTGTGTTCCTGCCCGCCGCTGGACGAGTACGACAACTGA
- a CDS encoding DUF5999 family protein, translating to MCQHQPACPSADSADREAAKPVANHPEQGWSLLCNGVLLFEDTGELLPDGQIIAPHRPLAAAQVMKAA from the coding sequence ATGTGCCAGCACCAGCCAGCGTGCCCGTCAGCAGACTCCGCCGACCGGGAGGCCGCCAAGCCCGTGGCCAACCACCCGGAACAGGGCTGGAGCCTGCTGTGCAACGGCGTCCTGCTCTTCGAGGACACCGGTGAGCTGCTGCCGGACGGCCAGATCATCGCCCCGCACCGCCCGCTGGCGGCGGCGCAGGTGATGAAAGCGGCCTAG
- a CDS encoding glutamate-cysteine ligase family protein, whose translation MGEKVVAGGFDLSDRQRYRRKLHECLEGLERLLAEKRFDRPKNMMGLEIELNLAGADGLPRMVNAQVLERIASQDFQTELGMFNLEVNVLPHRLGGRVFDQLAEELSAGLGYAHRQAAEIDAGVVMIGILPTITRADLVTANLSAVDRYSLLNEQILMMRGEDFMLDIDGVERLTWSTGSIVPEAACTSVQLHLQVTPARFADVWNAAQAVTAVQIAVGANSPFLFGRELWRESRPPLFTQATDTRPPELQAQGVRPRTWFGERWVESAYELFAENVRYFPALLPICDEEEPLRVLAEGGVPSLQELVLHNGTVYRWNRPVYGVADGMPHLRVENRVLPAGPTVADVVANAAFYYGLVRTLADEQRPVWTRLPFAEAEANFDAACRYGIDARLRWPRRGRGGGLASVSAVRLVLDELLPMAAAGLDAWGIEPADRDHYLGIIEERCQRRVNGATWQVDTYHRALASGMERDAALAAITRRYSELMHKGDPVHTWPVGLVDEEVSAPVPVRR comes from the coding sequence ATGGGGGAGAAGGTCGTGGCGGGCGGATTCGACCTGTCCGATCGGCAGAGGTATCGGAGGAAGCTTCACGAGTGCCTGGAGGGGCTGGAGCGGCTTCTGGCGGAGAAGAGGTTCGATCGGCCCAAGAACATGATGGGGCTGGAGATCGAGCTGAATCTGGCGGGTGCCGACGGGTTGCCGAGAATGGTGAATGCCCAGGTTCTGGAGCGGATAGCGAGCCAGGATTTCCAGACCGAACTCGGAATGTTCAATCTGGAGGTGAACGTCCTTCCGCACCGGCTCGGCGGCCGGGTATTCGACCAGCTCGCCGAGGAACTGAGTGCGGGGCTCGGCTATGCCCACCGGCAGGCCGCGGAGATCGACGCCGGGGTGGTGATGATCGGCATCCTGCCGACGATCACCCGAGCCGACCTGGTCACCGCGAACCTCTCGGCGGTGGACCGCTACTCGTTGTTGAACGAGCAGATCCTGATGATGCGCGGCGAGGACTTCATGCTCGACATCGACGGGGTCGAGCGGCTCACGTGGAGCACCGGGTCGATCGTCCCGGAGGCCGCCTGCACCTCCGTACAGCTGCACCTGCAGGTGACGCCGGCCCGGTTCGCCGACGTGTGGAACGCGGCGCAGGCGGTGACCGCCGTGCAGATCGCCGTCGGCGCCAACTCCCCTTTCCTGTTCGGGCGTGAGCTGTGGCGGGAGTCGCGGCCGCCGCTGTTCACCCAGGCCACCGACACCCGGCCGCCGGAGCTCCAGGCCCAGGGGGTGCGGCCGCGGACCTGGTTCGGGGAGCGCTGGGTGGAGTCGGCGTACGAGCTCTTCGCGGAGAACGTCCGCTACTTCCCGGCCCTGCTGCCCATCTGCGACGAGGAGGAGCCGCTGCGCGTGCTCGCCGAGGGCGGGGTGCCGAGCCTGCAGGAGCTGGTCCTGCACAACGGCACGGTCTACCGGTGGAACCGGCCCGTCTACGGGGTCGCCGACGGGATGCCGCACCTGCGGGTGGAGAACCGGGTGCTGCCGGCCGGGCCGACGGTCGCCGACGTCGTGGCGAACGCCGCCTTCTACTACGGGCTCGTCCGCACGCTCGCCGACGAGCAGCGGCCGGTGTGGACCCGGCTGCCCTTCGCCGAGGCGGAGGCCAACTTCGACGCGGCCTGCCGGTACGGGATCGACGCGCGGCTGCGCTGGCCGCGCCGGGGCCGGGGCGGAGGCCTGGCCAGTGTCTCCGCCGTACGGCTGGTCCTGGACGAGCTGCTGCCGATGGCGGCGGCCGGTCTGGACGCCTGGGGCATCGAACCCGCCGACCGCGACCACTACCTCGGCATCATCGAGGAGCGCTGCCAGCGGCGGGTCAACGGGGCGACCTGGCAGGTGGACACCTACCACCGGGCGCTCGCATCCGGGATGGAACGGGACGCGGCGCTGGCCGCGATCACGCGGCGCTACAGCGAGCTGATGCACAAGGGCGATCCCGTGCACACCTGGCCGGTCGGGCTGGTGGACGAGGAGGTGAGCGCTCCGGTGCCGGTCCGGCGCTGA
- a CDS encoding CPBP family intramembrane glutamic endopeptidase — protein MLRTETLLVLALSLGASAFSSLISFIGSLTKPGGLKDQAATLNGSYAPGRPWLDLAWQLFGIGTALVPVLLVAHLLTREGAPGLRVLGFDRTRPGWDLGRGALVAAGIGSAGLAFYLAARASGFNLTVVPEALPDVWWKFPVLILSAVQNSVVEEVIVLAYLLRRLDQLGWSPTAALLASAVLRGSYHLYQGIGGFLGNMVMGVVFVLAYRRWGRVGPLVVAHALLDVVAFGGYALLAGKVGWLPTP, from the coding sequence ATGCTGCGCACCGAGACGCTGCTCGTGCTGGCCCTGTCGCTGGGGGCGAGCGCCTTCTCCTCGCTGATCAGCTTCATCGGCTCGCTGACCAAGCCGGGCGGCCTCAAGGACCAGGCCGCCACGCTCAACGGCTCGTACGCCCCCGGCCGGCCCTGGCTGGACCTGGCGTGGCAGCTGTTCGGCATCGGCACCGCGCTGGTGCCGGTGCTGCTGGTCGCCCACCTGCTGACCCGGGAGGGCGCGCCGGGGCTGCGCGTGCTGGGCTTCGACCGCACCCGGCCCGGCTGGGACCTGGGGCGCGGAGCCCTGGTCGCGGCCGGGATCGGGAGCGCGGGGCTGGCCTTCTACCTGGCGGCGCGGGCGAGCGGCTTCAACCTCACGGTGGTGCCGGAGGCGCTGCCGGACGTGTGGTGGAAGTTCCCCGTGCTGATCCTCTCCGCGGTGCAGAACTCCGTGGTGGAGGAGGTCATCGTGCTGGCCTACCTGCTGCGCCGGCTCGATCAGCTGGGCTGGTCGCCGACGGCCGCGCTGCTGGCCAGCGCGGTGCTGCGCGGCTCGTACCACCTGTACCAGGGCATCGGCGGCTTCCTGGGCAACATGGTGATGGGCGTCGTCTTCGTCCTGGCCTACCGGCGCTGGGGCCGGGTGGGTCCGCTCGTCGTCGCGCACGCACTGCTCGACGTCGTGGCCTTCGGCGGGTACGCGCTGCTCGCGGGCAAGGTGGGCTGGCTGCCGACGCCGTAG
- a CDS encoding PhzF family phenazine biosynthesis protein, with protein sequence MRLRIVDAFTDRPFRGNPAGVLLLDGEFPPDAWLQQVAAEVNLSETAYARPLPPGGDADWALRWFTPSAEVDMCGHATLATAHVIATSGLATGLIRFSARCGILTAETAGDGTITMDFPTSSLTPVDADPAVRSALGAEIRSVHDTSGHIGDLVVELADERAVRELTPDIAALRGYSRRGVIVTAAAEDPSRGYDFVSRGFFPAFGIDEDPVTGSAHTALAPFWAARLGRTSLVGLQGGARTGLVRVRLAGDRTLLTGHAVTVVDGELLARP encoded by the coding sequence ATGCGCCTGCGAATCGTCGATGCCTTCACCGACCGCCCCTTCCGCGGCAACCCCGCCGGGGTCCTGCTCCTCGACGGCGAGTTCCCCCCGGACGCCTGGCTCCAGCAGGTCGCCGCCGAGGTCAACCTGTCCGAGACCGCGTACGCCCGCCCGCTCCCGCCCGGCGGGGACGCCGACTGGGCCCTGCGCTGGTTCACCCCGTCCGCGGAAGTCGACATGTGCGGCCACGCCACGCTCGCCACCGCGCACGTGATCGCGACGAGCGGCCTGGCGACGGGGCTGATCCGGTTCTCCGCGCGGTGCGGCATCCTCACCGCCGAGACCGCCGGGGACGGCACGATCACGATGGACTTCCCGACGTCCTCCCTGACCCCCGTGGACGCGGACCCCGCCGTACGGAGCGCGCTGGGCGCCGAGATCCGGTCCGTCCACGACACGTCCGGGCACATCGGCGACCTGGTCGTCGAGCTGGCGGACGAGCGGGCCGTACGCGAGCTCACCCCCGACATCGCCGCCCTGCGCGGCTACTCCCGCCGCGGGGTGATCGTCACCGCGGCCGCCGAGGACCCGTCCCGCGGGTACGACTTCGTCTCCCGCGGCTTCTTCCCGGCCTTCGGGATCGACGAGGACCCGGTCACCGGCAGCGCCCACACCGCGCTCGCCCCGTTCTGGGCCGCCCGCCTGGGCCGCACCTCGCTCGTCGGACTCCAGGGCGGCGCCCGCACCGGGCTCGTCCGGGTCCGCCTGGCGGGCGACCGTACGCTCCTGACCGGCCACGCGGTCACGGTCGTCGACGGCGAACTCCTCGCCCGCCCCTAG
- a CDS encoding PadR family transcriptional regulator — MRSHGQHEHEHGRGHGHCGPDRREEFQGRRGAFGPFGPPFGGGPFGGRGGRGGPRGRARRGDVRASILALLKDRPMHGYEMIQEIGERSGGAWKPSPGSVYPTLQLLEDEGLITSESEGGKKLFTLTDAGRTEAESAPEAPWAEAGRGFDFEAMHEVRTAGIGLFEAFGQVFKTGSAEQREKALAVINDARKKLYLILADEH; from the coding sequence ATGCGTTCACACGGACAGCACGAACACGAGCACGGACGGGGCCACGGTCACTGCGGGCCCGATCGTCGGGAGGAGTTCCAGGGGCGGCGCGGTGCCTTCGGCCCCTTCGGGCCCCCCTTCGGCGGCGGCCCCTTCGGCGGACGTGGCGGACGCGGCGGACCGCGCGGCCGGGCCCGGCGGGGAGATGTGCGCGCCTCGATCCTGGCGCTGCTCAAGGACCGGCCGATGCACGGCTACGAGATGATCCAGGAGATCGGCGAGCGCAGCGGCGGGGCCTGGAAGCCCAGCCCGGGCTCGGTCTACCCGACCCTGCAGCTGCTCGAGGACGAGGGGCTCATCACCAGCGAGAGCGAGGGCGGCAAGAAGCTGTTCACGCTCACCGACGCCGGCCGCACCGAGGCCGAGTCGGCCCCGGAGGCCCCCTGGGCCGAAGCCGGGCGCGGGTTCGACTTCGAGGCGATGCACGAGGTCCGGACGGCCGGGATCGGCCTGTTCGAGGCCTTCGGCCAGGTCTTCAAGACCGGCTCGGCCGAGCAGCGCGAGAAGGCCCTCGCGGTCATCAACGACGCCCGCAAGAAGCTCTACCTGATCCTGGCCGACGAGCACTGA
- a CDS encoding SRPBCC family protein yields the protein MAEVTAESRIEASAAKLWAQLTDWSAYGQWSMTHTNFPKGGPGTLAVGATFEENMKMMGFPAEVAWTVSELETERVFAITGKGPMGVAILTRYTLIPDGDATTVRIDGEFNGAAVSLMAGKLKDSATAALNESLRKLAGLVV from the coding sequence ATGGCCGAAGTCACCGCGGAATCACGCATCGAGGCGTCCGCCGCGAAGCTCTGGGCCCAGCTGACGGACTGGTCGGCGTACGGCCAGTGGAGCATGACCCACACGAATTTCCCGAAGGGCGGCCCCGGGACCCTCGCGGTCGGCGCCACCTTCGAGGAGAACATGAAGATGATGGGCTTCCCGGCCGAGGTCGCCTGGACCGTCTCGGAGCTGGAGACCGAGCGCGTCTTCGCCATCACGGGCAAGGGCCCCATGGGCGTGGCCATCCTCACCCGGTACACCCTGATCCCGGACGGCGATGCCACCACGGTCCGCATCGACGGGGAGTTCAACGGGGCCGCCGTCTCCCTGATGGCGGGCAAGCTCAAGGACTCGGCCACCGCCGCCCTGAACGAGTCGCTCCGCAAGCTCGCCGGCCTGGTCGTCTGA
- a CDS encoding DMT family transporter, whose product MQASGRNAGLGLALVSAFAFGGSGVAAKPLIEAGLDPLHMVWLRVAGAALVLSPLAWRHRDLLLRKPLLLAGFGLVGVAGVQAFYFASLSRIPVGVALLLEYLGPALLLGWIRFVQRKPVTRAAAAGAAVAVVGLACVVEVWSGLSLDLLGVLLGLAAACCQAFYFVFADHGADGAADDVPDPLGVIAYGMLVGALVMTVIARPWQIDWQLLGGQAAMGDTTVPAWVLLGWVVLIATVFAYLTGVVSVRRLSPQVAGVVACLEAVVATVFAWILLGEHLSTPQIVGGALVLGGAFIAQSSRPTPPGAADPESAVLDRETMTA is encoded by the coding sequence ATGCAAGCGTCAGGGAGAAACGCCGGACTGGGCCTCGCGCTCGTCTCGGCGTTCGCGTTCGGTGGTTCGGGTGTGGCGGCGAAGCCGCTGATCGAGGCGGGTCTGGACCCGCTGCACATGGTCTGGCTCAGGGTGGCCGGGGCCGCGCTGGTGCTGTCCCCGCTGGCCTGGCGGCACCGGGATCTCCTGCTGCGCAAACCCCTCCTGCTCGCCGGCTTCGGGCTCGTCGGCGTCGCGGGCGTGCAGGCCTTCTACTTCGCCTCCCTGTCCCGGATCCCGGTCGGCGTGGCCCTGCTCCTGGAGTACCTCGGCCCGGCGCTGCTGCTCGGCTGGATCCGGTTCGTACAGCGCAAGCCGGTGACCCGGGCCGCCGCGGCGGGCGCCGCCGTGGCCGTCGTGGGTCTCGCCTGTGTCGTCGAGGTCTGGTCCGGGCTGAGCCTGGACCTGCTCGGGGTACTGCTCGGCCTCGCCGCCGCCTGCTGCCAGGCCTTCTACTTCGTCTTCGCGGACCACGGTGCCGACGGCGCCGCGGACGACGTGCCCGACCCGCTCGGGGTGATCGCGTACGGCATGCTCGTCGGCGCGCTGGTGATGACGGTGATCGCCCGGCCGTGGCAGATCGACTGGCAGCTGCTGGGCGGGCAGGCCGCGATGGGTGACACGACGGTGCCCGCGTGGGTGCTGCTCGGCTGGGTGGTGCTGATCGCGACGGTCTTCGCGTACCTGACCGGCGTGGTCTCGGTGCGCAGGCTCTCGCCCCAGGTGGCCGGTGTCGTGGCCTGCCTGGAGGCGGTCGTGGCCACCGTCTTCGCCTGGATCCTGCTGGGCGAGCACCTCTCCACCCCGCAGATCGTCGGCGGAGCGCTGGTGCTCGGCGGGGCCTTCATCGCCCAGTCCTCGCGGCCCACCCCGCCGGGAGCGGCAGATCCGGAATCGGCCGTTCTGGACCGCGAGACGATGACGGCCTAA